A region of Pyxidicoccus parkwaysis DNA encodes the following proteins:
- a CDS encoding AAA family ATPase, producing the protein MNQPARVLSPVPSPASARSAMERIAAQLGRAVQGKEAQAQLVVTCLVAGGHLLLEDVPGVGKTTLAEALARACGLSFARVQFTADLMPADILGAQVFHAQSATFQFRPGPLFRQLVLADELNRAPPRTQSALLEAMAQGQVSLDGATYPLPAPFTVVATQNPVDFSGTYPLPDSQLDRFMMRMSLGHPAPEVESRLLATRGGVPPLDAVESVSGPEEVASLRALAAELKLDGAVADYVVQLATATRQHGDIERGASTRAVLALGAAARAQALWESRDFVTPGDVRALLVPCWAHRVLLRSAVQGVSARDEAAHLLEEISRKVPAPR; encoded by the coding sequence ATGAACCAGCCCGCCCGCGTCCTGTCCCCCGTCCCCTCTCCTGCTTCAGCGCGCTCGGCAATGGAACGGATCGCCGCCCAGCTGGGGCGCGCGGTCCAGGGCAAGGAGGCCCAGGCCCAGCTCGTCGTGACGTGCCTGGTGGCCGGCGGGCATCTCCTCCTGGAGGACGTGCCGGGTGTGGGCAAGACGACACTGGCGGAGGCCCTGGCGCGGGCGTGTGGCCTGAGCTTCGCGCGCGTGCAGTTCACCGCGGACCTGATGCCCGCGGACATCCTCGGCGCCCAGGTCTTCCACGCGCAGTCCGCCACCTTCCAGTTCCGTCCCGGTCCCCTCTTCCGCCAGCTCGTCCTCGCGGATGAGCTGAACCGTGCCCCGCCGCGCACGCAGTCCGCGCTGCTGGAGGCCATGGCGCAGGGCCAGGTGTCGCTGGACGGCGCCACGTACCCGCTGCCCGCGCCCTTCACCGTGGTGGCCACGCAGAACCCGGTGGACTTCTCCGGCACGTACCCGCTGCCGGACTCGCAGCTGGACCGCTTCATGATGCGCATGTCGCTGGGCCACCCCGCGCCGGAGGTGGAGTCGCGCCTGCTGGCCACGCGCGGCGGCGTGCCGCCCCTGGACGCGGTGGAGTCGGTGTCCGGGCCGGAGGAGGTCGCCTCCCTGCGCGCGCTGGCGGCGGAGCTGAAGCTGGACGGCGCGGTGGCGGACTATGTGGTGCAGTTGGCCACGGCCACGCGGCAGCACGGCGACATCGAGCGCGGTGCGTCCACGCGCGCGGTGCTGGCGCTGGGCGCGGCGGCGCGGGCGCAGGCCCTGTGGGAGTCGCGGGACTTCGTCACGCCGGGCGACGTGCGCGCGCTGCTGGTGCCCTGCTGGGCGCACCGCGTGCTGCTGCGCAGCGCCGTGCAGGGCGTGTCCGCGCGTGACGAGGCGGCCCACCTCCTGGAGGAAATCTCCCGGAAGGTTCCGGCGCCCCGGTGA
- a CDS encoding DUF58 domain-containing protein yields the protein MKRRSLKQWWAWLRARLRPPRTLKVTRIGRTYLVVTFGVGLGALNTGNNLLYLLLGLLLSMVVVSGVLSERCLRDLSVRRVGTDAAFAAEPFAFRWAITKKKGHGFALTLGEADSPLTGQGGVGYLRAGVDHVVRADLLAPRRGPLPLTGVRITTTWPLGLFAKSRIFSLEGTLLIYPRRGYACQDPGEAERGPVGDAGNPRRNDGTGDVSGLRELMQGEDARRIHWRKSASAGKLLRVEREREERRTWVLAVDAGLEGDALERRCEEVAALAHRLIEEGHEVGLDTADGRVRPAAGSAQEQRILRALAWLGYEGPRADEEAA from the coding sequence GTGAAGCGGCGGAGCCTCAAGCAGTGGTGGGCCTGGCTGCGCGCCCGGCTCCGGCCGCCGCGCACCCTGAAGGTGACGCGCATCGGCCGCACGTACCTGGTGGTGACGTTCGGCGTGGGCCTGGGCGCGCTCAACACCGGCAACAACCTGCTCTACCTGCTCCTGGGCCTGCTGCTCAGCATGGTGGTGGTGTCCGGCGTGCTGTCCGAGCGCTGCCTGCGCGACTTGTCCGTGCGGCGCGTGGGCACCGACGCGGCCTTCGCTGCGGAGCCCTTCGCCTTCCGCTGGGCGATTACGAAGAAGAAGGGCCACGGCTTCGCCCTCACGCTGGGAGAGGCGGACTCGCCGCTGACGGGCCAGGGCGGCGTGGGCTACCTGCGCGCGGGCGTGGACCACGTGGTGCGCGCCGACCTCCTGGCGCCCCGGCGCGGGCCGTTGCCGCTGACGGGCGTGCGCATCACCACCACGTGGCCGCTGGGCCTGTTCGCCAAGTCGCGCATCTTCTCGCTGGAGGGCACGCTGCTCATCTACCCGAGGCGCGGCTACGCCTGCCAGGACCCGGGCGAGGCGGAGCGCGGGCCCGTGGGTGACGCGGGCAACCCGCGCCGCAACGACGGCACCGGCGACGTGTCCGGCCTGCGCGAGTTGATGCAGGGCGAGGACGCGCGGCGCATCCACTGGCGCAAGAGCGCGTCGGCGGGGAAGCTGTTGCGCGTGGAGCGCGAGCGCGAGGAGCGCCGCACCTGGGTGCTGGCCGTGGACGCCGGGCTGGAGGGCGACGCGCTGGAGCGCCGCTGCGAGGAGGTCGCCGCGCTGGCCCACCGGCTCATCGAGGAGGGCCACGAGGTGGGGCTGGACACGGCGGACGGCCGCGTGCGCCCCGCCGCGGGCAGCGCGCAGGAGCAGCGCATCCTCCGGGCCCTGGCGTGGCTGGGGTACGAGGGCCCTCGCGCGGACGAGGAGGCGGCATGA
- a CDS encoding transglutaminase TgpA family protein produces MRSSLRMVLRDLGAGAAFASMGVSGQLPVWTLVLYGLALVCALFGRRLFGQREKLTALLLLVVAAVLGMNVLAGSLNLVVAACAFAGLISAHRLLSHPGPATDGQVHLSGLLMVAGGAALTGELVYGLCLVAFSVLSSMSLALGVVEEAVPEGEPVPVREVMSPLAKGLAFAVAGAVAFFILFPRLNWNMMGLRASPGLGAATAGFSNTVRLGGTGNIKGNPRIVLRATLDPDPEKEELEAYWVGRTYDIFDGQEWTSIGGARGSGDWMVTLRPGSEGLVHQRVELLPAYGARTLVALETPSRLGNAAVHSQTGSRRARIQELGGGEVRFLDPGIAFSYEAYSLPPGGSGDSFQKLPSEEQDALLNLPQKLDPRVAQTAARVLNGEREPLAAARKLAAWLQRDFTYTLELGGDVEDPLADFLFERKAGHCEHFATALTLMLRTQGIRARLATGFFGGERVNDSYVVRAGDAHAWTHVLVPGRGFVTVDATPPAHRASQAAQILEDLLSFYESLEERWRSAVVDYSFRDQLDVARALVRPPRGQDDDGAPSRLPPLRAWASAFVAGAVAYFVWRRMSRFLERERPHDATRFVDAVEAQLASARLERREGEALEELDARLARERHPLSPALSPITRRYLEARFGGRPLRKGEAAELLGTLKRAIAADARRAAEEARVPRARAS; encoded by the coding sequence ATGAGGAGCAGCCTGCGGATGGTGCTGCGGGATTTGGGCGCCGGCGCCGCGTTCGCCTCCATGGGCGTGTCCGGGCAGCTCCCGGTGTGGACGCTCGTGCTGTACGGGCTGGCGCTCGTGTGCGCGCTCTTCGGGCGGCGGCTGTTCGGCCAAAGGGAGAAGCTGACGGCGCTGCTGCTGCTCGTCGTGGCGGCGGTGCTGGGGATGAATGTCCTGGCCGGCTCGCTCAACCTGGTGGTGGCGGCGTGCGCCTTCGCGGGCCTCATCTCCGCGCACCGCCTGCTGTCGCATCCGGGGCCGGCCACCGACGGGCAGGTGCACCTGTCCGGGCTGCTGATGGTGGCGGGCGGCGCGGCGCTGACGGGCGAGCTCGTCTATGGCCTGTGCCTCGTGGCCTTCTCCGTGCTGTCCAGCATGTCGCTGGCGCTGGGCGTGGTGGAGGAGGCGGTGCCGGAGGGCGAGCCCGTGCCGGTGCGCGAGGTGATGAGCCCGCTCGCCAAGGGGCTCGCCTTCGCGGTGGCCGGCGCGGTGGCCTTCTTCATCCTCTTCCCTCGCCTCAACTGGAACATGATGGGGCTGCGCGCCTCGCCGGGCCTGGGCGCGGCCACGGCGGGCTTCTCCAACACGGTGCGCCTGGGCGGCACCGGCAACATCAAGGGCAACCCCCGCATCGTCCTGCGCGCCACGCTCGACCCGGACCCGGAGAAGGAGGAACTGGAGGCGTACTGGGTGGGCCGCACCTACGACATCTTCGACGGGCAGGAGTGGACGAGCATCGGCGGCGCGCGCGGCAGCGGCGACTGGATGGTGACGCTGCGCCCGGGCAGCGAGGGACTCGTCCACCAGCGCGTGGAATTGCTGCCCGCCTACGGGGCCCGCACGCTGGTGGCGCTGGAGACGCCCTCCAGGCTGGGCAACGCGGCCGTGCACTCGCAGACGGGCAGCCGGCGCGCGCGCATCCAGGAACTGGGCGGCGGCGAGGTGCGCTTCCTCGACCCCGGCATCGCCTTCAGCTACGAGGCCTACAGCCTGCCGCCAGGCGGCAGCGGCGACAGCTTCCAGAAGCTCCCCTCCGAGGAGCAGGACGCGCTGCTGAATCTGCCGCAGAAGCTGGACCCGCGCGTGGCGCAGACGGCGGCGCGGGTGCTGAACGGCGAGCGCGAGCCGCTGGCCGCCGCGCGCAAGCTGGCCGCGTGGCTGCAGCGGGACTTCACGTACACGCTGGAGCTGGGCGGCGACGTGGAGGACCCGCTCGCCGACTTCCTCTTCGAGCGCAAGGCGGGGCACTGCGAGCACTTCGCCACCGCGCTCACGCTGATGCTGCGCACGCAGGGCATCCGGGCGCGGCTGGCCACCGGCTTCTTCGGCGGCGAGCGGGTGAACGACAGCTACGTCGTCCGCGCGGGTGACGCGCATGCGTGGACGCACGTGCTGGTGCCCGGGCGCGGCTTCGTCACCGTGGACGCCACGCCGCCGGCCCACCGGGCCAGCCAGGCGGCGCAGATTCTCGAGGACCTGCTCAGCTTCTACGAGTCGCTGGAGGAGCGCTGGCGCAGCGCCGTCGTCGACTACTCGTTCAGGGACCAGCTGGACGTAGCGCGTGCGCTCGTGCGTCCGCCGCGTGGGCAGGACGACGACGGGGCGCCGAGCCGGCTGCCGCCGCTGCGCGCCTGGGCCTCGGCCTTCGTCGCGGGCGCGGTAGCCTACTTCGTCTGGCGCAGGATGAGCCGCTTCCTCGAGCGCGAGCGCCCGCATGACGCCACGCGCTTCGTGGACGCGGTGGAGGCCCAGCTCGCCTCCGCGCGGCTGGAGCGCCGCGAGGGCGAGGCGTTGGAGGAACTGGACGCGCGGCTCGCCCGCGAGCGCCATCCGCTCTCCCCTGCCCTGAGCCCCATCACCCGCCGGTACCTGGAGGCCCGCTTCGGCGGCCGCCCGCTGCGCAAGGGGGAGGCGGCGGAGCTGCTCGGCACGCTCAAACGCGCCATCGCCGCCGACGCGCGCCGCGCCGCCGAAGAAGCTCGCGTGCCTCGCGCCCGCGCGTCCTGA
- a CDS encoding RNA polymerase factor sigma-32: MQASTEQSSNSGSLAMYLSEINHYALLTVEEEQELARRFIKGDLAAGHRLVTSNLRFVVKVAYEYRSYGIKMSDLIQEGNIGLMKAVQKFDPDKGIRLISYAVWWIRAYIQNYILKSWSLVKLGTTQAQRKLFFSLARTRRELEKFGTGEAVVNVDDIARRLHVKPGEVREMEQRMGGRDLSLDAPMGEDGGNSHVDFVVSAAAPQDDEFADKEEAGLINARVRTALMRLDPRERFIIEQRVMNERPMTLKELGEHFGFSRERARQLEIRAKDKLKSELAALMAEVDPEAAALQQ; encoded by the coding sequence ATGCAGGCTTCCACCGAGCAGTCGTCCAACTCCGGCTCTCTGGCGATGTACCTCTCGGAGATCAACCACTACGCCCTCCTCACGGTGGAGGAGGAGCAGGAGCTGGCGAGGCGCTTCATCAAGGGGGACCTGGCCGCCGGCCACCGGCTGGTGACGTCCAACCTGCGCTTCGTCGTGAAGGTCGCCTACGAGTACCGCTCCTACGGCATCAAGATGTCCGACCTCATCCAGGAGGGGAACATCGGCCTGATGAAGGCCGTGCAGAAGTTCGACCCGGACAAGGGCATCCGCCTCATCTCGTACGCGGTGTGGTGGATTCGCGCGTACATCCAGAACTACATCCTGAAGAGCTGGTCGCTGGTGAAGCTCGGGACCACGCAGGCGCAGCGCAAGCTGTTCTTCAGCCTCGCCCGCACGCGCCGTGAGCTGGAGAAGTTTGGCACCGGCGAGGCCGTGGTGAACGTGGATGACATCGCCCGCCGCCTGCACGTGAAGCCGGGTGAGGTGCGCGAAATGGAGCAGCGCATGGGCGGCAGGGACCTCTCGCTCGACGCGCCCATGGGCGAGGACGGCGGCAACAGCCACGTGGACTTCGTGGTGAGCGCCGCCGCTCCGCAGGACGACGAGTTCGCGGACAAGGAGGAGGCCGGCCTCATCAACGCCCGCGTCCGCACCGCGCTGATGCGGCTGGACCCGCGCGAGCGCTTCATCATCGAGCAGCGCGTCATGAACGAGCGGCCCATGACGCTCAAGGAACTGGGCGAACACTTCGGCTTCTCGCGTGAGCGCGCCCGCCAGCTCGAGATTCGCGCCAAGGACAAGCTCAAGTCCGAGCTGGCCGCCCTCATGGCCGAGGTGGACCCCGAGGCCGCCGCACTCCAGCAGTAG